From the genome of Nocardia sp. NBC_01503, one region includes:
- a CDS encoding SDR family oxidoreductase codes for MTQARKPLAGRTMIMSGGSRGIGLEIAKRAAADGANITLIAKTDTPHPKLPGTIHTAAAELEQAGGTVLKYVGDVRDDGAVAEAVQQTVQRFGGIDMVVNNASAIDLSPTEILPMKKYDLMQDINCRGSFLLSKTCIPALKDSAQAGRNPHILTLSPPLNLDPKWAGSSLGYTIAKYGMSLTTLGLAEELRKYGIGVNSLWPRTTIATAAVRNLLGGEEMVSTSRTPDIYADAAYLVLTSPAKDTTGNFFIDDEVLAAHGITDLDKYRVIPGDGPLTTDLFL; via the coding sequence ATGACGCAAGCACGGAAACCGCTGGCGGGCCGGACCATGATCATGTCGGGCGGTAGCCGCGGTATCGGGCTGGAGATCGCCAAGCGGGCGGCGGCGGACGGGGCGAATATCACCCTGATCGCCAAGACCGATACACCGCATCCGAAACTGCCGGGCACCATTCACACCGCGGCGGCGGAGCTGGAGCAGGCGGGCGGCACGGTGCTCAAGTACGTCGGCGATGTGCGCGATGACGGGGCGGTCGCCGAGGCGGTACAGCAGACCGTGCAGCGCTTCGGCGGTATCGACATGGTGGTGAACAACGCGTCGGCAATCGACCTGTCCCCCACCGAGATTCTGCCCATGAAGAAGTACGACCTCATGCAGGACATCAATTGCCGCGGCAGTTTCCTGCTCTCCAAGACCTGCATTCCGGCACTGAAGGATTCGGCGCAGGCGGGTCGCAACCCACACATCCTGACGCTGTCCCCGCCGTTGAACCTGGATCCGAAGTGGGCGGGCTCCTCGCTCGGTTACACCATTGCCAAGTACGGAATGTCCCTCACCACACTGGGTTTGGCCGAGGAACTGCGCAAATACGGTATCGGCGTGAACTCGCTGTGGCCGCGTACCACCATCGCCACGGCGGCGGTTCGCAATCTGCTCGGCGGTGAGGAGATGGTCTCCACCTCCCGCACCCCCGATATCTACGCCGACGCCGCCTACCTGGTCCTGACCTCCCCGGCCAAGGACACCACCGGCAATTTCTTCATCGATGACGAAGTCCTTGCCGCACACGGGATCACAGATCTGGACAAGTACCGGGTGATCCCGGGCGACGGCCCCCTCACCACCGACCTGTTCCTCTGA
- a CDS encoding TetR/AcrR family transcriptional regulator: MAPPRKHDTDVILDAARTLVLREGPRAASVAAIAEASGAPVGTLYHRFGNRNGVLTAAWLRALDRFQTGVLGAAAAQDDPIEAAVAMTAAALTFGRERLEDAKLLLNLRPRDLLDGAPDSEFNDRLAAMNEPLFATLSRIARGVYGSDGERELDAVRRAVVDLPYGALRRYAYTDGFPDWLDADLVAATRALLAT, encoded by the coding sequence ATGGCACCTCCCCGGAAGCACGACACCGATGTGATCCTCGACGCGGCACGCACCCTGGTACTGCGCGAGGGGCCGCGCGCGGCCAGCGTGGCCGCCATCGCCGAGGCGAGCGGCGCACCGGTCGGCACGCTGTATCACCGGTTCGGCAATCGCAATGGCGTACTGACGGCCGCCTGGCTACGGGCGCTGGACCGGTTCCAGACCGGCGTACTCGGCGCGGCCGCCGCACAGGACGATCCGATCGAGGCCGCGGTGGCCATGACCGCCGCCGCGCTCACCTTCGGCCGCGAACGCCTGGAGGACGCGAAACTCCTGCTGAACCTGCGGCCGCGCGACCTCCTGGACGGTGCGCCGGACTCCGAATTCAACGACCGGCTGGCCGCCATGAACGAACCGCTCTTCGCGACGCTGAGCCGAATCGCCCGGGGCGTCTACGGCTCCGACGGGGAACGCGAACTGGACGCCGTCCGCCGCGCGGTCGTGGATCTGCCCTACGGCGCGCTGCGCCGTTACGCCTACACCGACGGGTTCCCGGACTGGCTCGACGCCGACCTGGTGGCGGCGACCCGCGCACTGCTGGCGACATAG
- a CDS encoding glycosyltransferase, translated as MDTSAGPAVTETNDRLTAAAPATLRADHAAPDRLVLARGLFTGPAPRISDDLYAVVKGGKAHRERFSLRLDKGATAHTNTYFGRFAASYWQRWTSVTAVEVAMTLEVGGKTKVRLAASDIAGHRRVAATAQTSESGRVALSADLDMFIDGGALWIEVDAIGGEVTISDLEWTAPAPESVRPVAIAICTFNRAPDCAATMAALASDPTVLSAIDAVYVVDQGTDLVRDQPVFAQTAPKLGDKLRYIRQPNLGGAGGFTRGLYEVSGANEHADVILMDDDILCEPETVLRLNAFANMTVEPTLVGAQMLFLFNPDYLNVGAEETDLARLRHGQKVSKALRNTSMLKKHQERRVDAGYQAWWTCLIPAEVVKKIGLPVPIFFQWDDVEYGLRARENGFVTVTLPNAAVWHADFYWKDFDDWARYFSSRNSLIVSSLHTDLDPKAVTRQLFREIGEYLVGMQYGLAHTTLSGVEDYLRGPKALRDGGIEALKTARGSRSDYPETIKHPAATAPVVNAHVHVRRAGGEPSRPLLILFKRALTQWTGRTIPGVVGITREDAHWWHIGLYDHVVVTDASQSGVRIRRRDKETARRLLLRAYRVLKQLRKELPSLQQQWRAAMPELTSRENWERLYGIDPK; from the coding sequence ATGGATACGTCGGCTGGACCAGCCGTGACCGAAACCAATGACCGGCTGACCGCCGCAGCCCCCGCGACGCTACGCGCGGACCATGCGGCTCCCGATCGGCTGGTGTTGGCGCGCGGCCTGTTCACCGGCCCGGCGCCGCGCATCAGCGATGACCTGTACGCGGTGGTGAAGGGCGGTAAGGCGCACCGCGAACGGTTCAGCCTGCGGCTGGACAAGGGCGCGACCGCGCACACCAATACTTACTTCGGGCGTTTCGCCGCCAGCTACTGGCAGCGCTGGACCTCCGTCACGGCCGTAGAGGTCGCCATGACCCTCGAGGTCGGCGGTAAGACCAAGGTGCGACTGGCCGCCTCCGATATCGCCGGGCATCGGCGTGTCGCCGCCACCGCGCAGACCAGCGAGAGCGGGCGGGTGGCGCTGAGCGCCGACCTCGACATGTTCATCGACGGCGGTGCGCTGTGGATCGAGGTCGACGCCATCGGCGGCGAGGTCACCATCTCCGATCTGGAGTGGACCGCGCCCGCGCCCGAATCCGTGCGCCCGGTGGCCATTGCCATCTGCACCTTCAATCGCGCACCCGACTGCGCCGCCACCATGGCCGCACTGGCCTCCGATCCGACCGTATTGAGCGCCATCGACGCGGTGTACGTGGTCGATCAGGGCACCGATCTGGTGCGGGATCAGCCGGTCTTCGCCCAGACCGCGCCCAAGCTCGGTGACAAGCTGCGCTACATCCGGCAGCCGAATCTCGGTGGCGCGGGCGGTTTCACGCGCGGTCTGTACGAGGTGTCCGGCGCGAACGAGCACGCCGACGTCATCCTGATGGACGACGACATCCTGTGCGAGCCGGAAACGGTGTTGCGGCTCAACGCCTTCGCGAATATGACCGTCGAACCCACCCTGGTGGGCGCGCAGATGCTGTTCCTGTTCAATCCGGACTACCTCAATGTCGGTGCGGAGGAGACGGATCTGGCCCGGCTGCGGCACGGGCAGAAGGTCTCCAAGGCGCTGCGCAACACCAGCATGCTCAAGAAGCATCAGGAGCGGCGCGTGGACGCGGGCTACCAGGCGTGGTGGACCTGTCTGATCCCGGCCGAGGTGGTCAAGAAGATCGGGCTGCCGGTGCCGATCTTCTTCCAGTGGGACGATGTCGAATACGGTTTGCGCGCACGGGAGAACGGTTTCGTCACCGTCACCCTGCCGAACGCCGCGGTCTGGCACGCCGACTTCTACTGGAAGGATTTCGACGACTGGGCGCGCTACTTCTCCTCGCGCAATTCGCTCATCGTCTCCTCGCTGCACACCGATCTGGATCCGAAAGCCGTTACCCGGCAGCTCTTCCGGGAGATCGGTGAGTACCTGGTCGGCATGCAGTACGGTCTGGCGCACACCACGCTCTCGGGTGTCGAGGATTATCTGCGCGGCCCGAAGGCCCTGCGGGACGGCGGGATCGAGGCGCTGAAGACCGCGCGCGGTTCCCGCTCGGACTATCCCGAGACCATCAAGCATCCGGCGGCGACCGCACCGGTCGTCAACGCCCACGTGCACGTGCGCCGCGCCGGCGGTGAACCCAGCCGTCCGCTGCTCATCCTGTTCAAGCGCGCCCTCACCCAGTGGACCGGCCGCACCATTCCGGGCGTCGTCGGCATCACCCGCGAGGACGCGCACTGGTGGCATATCGGTCTCTACGACCACGTGGTCGTGACCGACGCCTCGCAGTCCGGTGTGCGAATTCGCCGCCGCGACAAGGAGACCGCGCGCCGCCTGCTGCTGCGCGCCTACCGCGTGCTCAAGCAGCTGCGCAAGGAGCTGCCGAGCCTGCAGCAGCAGTGGCGCGCCGCCATGCCGGAGCTCACCAGCCGCGAGAACTGGGAACGCCTCTACGGCATCGACCCGAAGTAA
- a CDS encoding GtrA family protein, producing MPSSESAAPGVSPAESSEIVPQSLIDKVRAALRQGGAFLVVGLLGFAVDAGTYNLLVFAGGAGPLFHQPLLAKIIAIGVATVVTYFGNKWWTFAHKKGGSQTREYLLYALFNVVAIGLQLGCLGFSRYVLDLSSPLADNVSGTLVGQIVAVMFRYWAYDKFVFTGAREESR from the coding sequence GTGCCCAGCAGTGAGTCGGCGGCCCCCGGCGTCAGCCCCGCGGAATCCTCCGAGATCGTCCCGCAGTCCCTGATCGACAAGGTGCGCGCGGCGCTACGGCAGGGCGGTGCGTTCCTGGTCGTGGGCCTGCTCGGCTTCGCCGTCGACGCGGGCACCTACAACCTGCTGGTGTTCGCCGGCGGTGCGGGGCCGCTGTTCCATCAGCCGTTGCTCGCCAAGATCATCGCAATCGGTGTCGCCACGGTGGTCACCTATTTCGGCAACAAATGGTGGACCTTCGCGCACAAGAAGGGCGGTAGCCAGACGCGCGAATACTTGCTATATGCACTATTCAATGTCGTGGCCATCGGTCTGCAACTGGGTTGTCTCGGCTTCTCCCGCTATGTGCTGGATCTGTCGAGTCCGTTGGCGGACAACGTCTCCGGAACGCTGGTTGGCCAGATCGTTGCCGTAATGTTCCGATACTGGGCGTATGACAAATTCGTCTTCACCGGCGCACGCGAGGAATCGCGTTAA
- a CDS encoding glycosyltransferase, which produces MDPTELRIAAVVPCHNEEASVAQVVTDLKAAVPGIVVYVYDNRSTDATAERAREAGAIVRHEYRKGKGNVVRRAFADIEADVYLMIDGDDTYDASAAPRMIEALLSGPYDHVLGVRREIAGESAYRPGHETGNKVLNGVVAQVFGENVEDMLSGYRVFSRRFVKSFPAVSREFEIETELTVHSLHLRVPQTAVPVGFKDRPEGSESKLRTYTDGFKILRLIVGLARHERPVAFYGLFGTLAWLISIILITPIVIQFYEIHEVPRFPTLFLGFTLLLLGSLAWTAGLVLDGIRRSRHEAARLMYLRYSAVSANNEAEEHTGGTRR; this is translated from the coding sequence GTGGACCCCACCGAGCTCCGAATTGCCGCCGTGGTTCCGTGCCACAACGAAGAGGCCTCGGTCGCACAGGTCGTCACCGACCTCAAGGCCGCCGTGCCCGGAATCGTCGTATATGTCTACGACAACCGGAGTACCGACGCGACCGCGGAGCGGGCGCGCGAGGCGGGCGCGATCGTGCGTCACGAATATCGCAAGGGCAAGGGCAATGTGGTGCGCCGTGCCTTCGCCGATATCGAGGCCGACGTCTATTTGATGATCGACGGCGATGACACCTATGACGCCTCCGCCGCGCCGCGCATGATCGAGGCGCTGCTATCGGGACCGTACGACCATGTGCTGGGCGTGCGCCGCGAGATCGCGGGCGAATCCGCGTACCGGCCCGGTCATGAGACCGGTAATAAGGTGCTCAATGGCGTTGTCGCGCAGGTGTTCGGCGAGAATGTCGAGGACATGCTGAGCGGATACCGGGTGTTCTCCCGGCGTTTCGTGAAGAGCTTCCCGGCGGTGTCGCGCGAATTCGAGATCGAGACCGAATTGACCGTGCACTCACTGCATCTGCGGGTTCCGCAGACCGCGGTGCCGGTCGGATTCAAGGATCGGCCGGAGGGCAGTGAATCCAAACTGCGCACCTACACCGACGGTTTCAAGATCCTGCGGCTCATCGTCGGCCTGGCCCGGCATGAGCGGCCCGTCGCGTTCTACGGGCTGTTCGGCACGCTGGCCTGGCTGATCTCGATCATTCTGATCACGCCGATAGTGATCCAGTTCTACGAGATCCACGAGGTCCCGCGCTTCCCGACGCTGTTCCTGGGCTTCACGCTGCTGCTGCTGGGCAGTCTGGCCTGGACCGCGGGTCTGGTGCTGGACGGTATCCGCCGTTCCCGGCACGAGGCGGCACGCCTGATGTACCTGCGCTACTCCGCCGTGAGCGCGAACAACGAGGCCGAGGAACACACCGGCGGTACCCGTCGATGA